In Oryza sativa Japonica Group chromosome 8, ASM3414082v1, the sequence GTCTGTTTCAATTCATTCGATGGTTGTTGAACACTAGGGGTGGGAGGGGGGAAATCGAAACTCGCAGCTCGGATCGGCTTGTAGCAAGTTCGGCTTGGATCAGCTTGGACTCGTAATCTTAATGAGTCGAGCTGAGCTAGCCTTTTAACTCATGAGCTGCTCGTTTAACTCGTTAGTACAAGATATAACCAAACCTTCGTAAACTTGGTGCTTTTTAACAGGTACTTTGTCTTTTAGTTACATTAAAACTATTCGTATTTATTGAGTACTTTATTAATTAgtgtttattattatattaatacATGATAAAATGGtaaatttgaaataattaatatgaTACAAATGAGATATACCTCATTAATGAGCCAACTCATGAGCCAAACCGAGCTAGCCTTTGAACTCATTAACGTTAACAACTTCACCTACCGCCCCTCAACTTTACGTCGAATCTGTATGACATTCCCAATatcagaaatcttcaccctTCAAATGTTCAAAAACCGTGCAATCAAGATCCcatggcagtatatatgggtagTTTCGCTGATGAGGCATCCTAgtaaacaataaaataaaaaaatatgtgatccacatgtaagtgagatgAAAAAATGGGGGCCCACATATCatatttcttctctttttttctcttttcttttctttcttctcttctcttctcctttccTCTCCAATCTTCTCGACGCGCAACCGGCGGCAGATGGCCCGGCCACCACTCCACTCCGTCGGCCGTGTGCTCGCCTGccatcaccgccgccacgccgtagCCGCTCCTCTCTTTGTGGCAAAGAGAAGAACaaaaagaggagaagaaaaaataaaaagaagaagaaaatggtgGAAAGAAGGGATGTGGcccccaaaatattttttacccACTTACATATAGGTCTAGATTGTTGAGTAGGATGCTACGTTAGCGAGATCACCCATATATACTGTCATGGGACTTGATTGTACAGTTTTAAACATTTGACGagtgaagatttctggtattggggATTAGGGATGTCATATAGACTcgacgtaaagttgagggatggtaggtgaacttattccttatccAGCCCATAGTCCCGGTTGTCACGTCCAATGCAGCGATGGGATATTGGGCTCTGCGGAGCTAGTAATAGTTGGGCCGAAAGAGAACCAGGTTAGTAGGAGGCCAGCTAGGTCGAGTGCTGCAAGCCCATAAAACGGTCGCGGCCTCCGCGAGATCTCCGGGTTTTCCTCGTCCGCGCGCGTCGTTAGCCGAAGCCGACGCCCAACTTGCTGCTGGTGCGCGGTTGCCATGCCGACGCCCAACTATACCGCGGCGCGACGCGTGTGACCCGCGGAACAACCACGTTTGGCCGCACGTTTCCTCGGCGGCGGGACACGACAACAATCGCCTTTTTTCATGGCGATCAGATGGAGATGATGAAGTCAACCCATCGATCAGAGGAGCAAACGCTCTTGGCGGCTTTGCCGTGTGACTTAGGGCCTAAGACAACGATGCCATCTACGACTCCTCCTCTTCTACGTACTAACAAATCCGTCAGAGGTGATCTTTGCAGATTAAATGAGCAAAAAGATTTATAGTGATGGCCGGCCAGGGGAATGAACACGAGGATGAATTGCAACCGCAGCCGTTTTTGTTTTCAAATCGTGCGTGTAGTGACTAGTGACGACACTAATCGTCGTTGAATTGTTCATCACGTCCTcgacatatataaaatttgggCTGAGTTGTAGGAGCAAATTTGTGCTGCTGCgcgccacggcggccggcggcggccacgtaCGCTGATGTCGACGCTGCCGTCTGCAGCGTTTACCTTATCAGCTCTGATCGAATGAATCCGCAGGCGTCCACGTAGCCGTCTTGTCATGCCGACCTCCAGCCTCCCATGGCAAAGTACCATCATCAGTCCCCGTCTGATGGGAGATCGCAAGCTGAGTTcaataaattattataactCTGTGAGTACAATTACTGTTACTAACGCTAGATCTCATCCTAACATCATATCTCTCTCTATTTCTAATTGTGGCCACAGGTACCGTGCAAGTGTTTGACTTTGGATGATCAGGTCGCCATCGTTACTTCTGTGGCTACTTTGTTGTGATGGTCATATTAGTTGACTGCAGTAAAACCTGCTGAAAAGGGGTGAAGTTCTGGTGTGTTATCCTGTGTTTATGGAAGAAAGAATTGATATTTTGACAATTCATAGATTTTATAATGTATTCGAGCAAATAGAATGTGTAGGAATTTGTAACCATGCAAATTAAATGAAATGCATACAAATATTTCCTTGGGGAATTTTTCGCAGGCACAACACAAACGATCCTTTTGTGTTCTGCACTTGTGCTAGCTAGAACTGCTACTACTACATCCAACAAGCTAGTGAAGATTGTTTGGTTAATTTGATGCTAGCTCCACAGCTCCATTTCAGCGCCGCCGCATCCTTCGTCGTCGCAGAAACCCTcagcggtggtcggcggcggcggcggctcgatgAGCAGACCCTGCGCCAAGCTCGCGAAGTACAGATCGGTGCGCATGCCACCGAACATGTCGCCGTGgtccaacgccgccgccaccgcaggaGTGGACGCCGACGAGGCATTGTCGTCGTTGGGTGACAGaacgggcgacgacgacggaggagCGGTGGATGCGGCGTCgccggaggtggcggtggcagtggcggcaGTACTTCCCCGGCGCTGGAACTCGGCGACGGCCTCGCTGGCGGCGCGCTGCACGTCGGGCAGCTGGTCATGGCCGGAGGCGACGGGGGCGCGGGGGACGTGGAGCAGCCAGGCGGAGTCGGCGAAGTTGAGGCTGGCGGAGGCCCCGCACAGGGCGAGCATGGCGGcgtcgtgcgcgcgcgcggcctcctcggcggtgTCGAACGTGCCGACCCACAGGCGGTCGCCGCGGCTGCCCGGGACGCGCACCTCGCACACCCACCGCcccgcgcgcccgcgccgccgcaccccgcgGAACACCGGGTGCCTCGTCTCCTGGAACTTGGTCCGCCCCGCCGGCCGCTTCGGCGACGCcggccccgtcgccgtcgccgccgtcgtcgcggagGAGCTCATCAATTGCCCCATGGCGGTGGTGTTCTTCTCCATGTCGCGCGCGACGTCTCAAGCCGCAGTTGGTtggtgttggcggcggcggcggcgacggggaaaGCTTGTATATATAGGTATGGCTGCGTATTGTAAGGTGGCTGCGACGCGGGAAAAATGGTGGATTTTGGAGGGCTTTTAATTTTAAACAGAGAATTATTATAAacgggaggaagagaagaggagaaattAATCCAGGCGGCGAAAGCGTAAAGCGGTGTTAGTTTGATTGCGCCATCATGACGGacgtgatgatgatgatgattgtaGCAGCAACACAAGACATATCACGTGACATTGACATACACATGGATATCTTCGAGGGGAAGAAAATGTCGTAGCAATTTCTCGTCGCAGGTCGGTTGATCGATCTCGTGTCGTGCTCACTGGAAACACAAAGTAACAATAATACAACATCAGATTGGTGCAACAGAGTACTATCTGTACCCAAATTACCCAAACCCTAATATCTCAGGAAAATTTTAAGGTGAGAAACAATATATCACAATGCTCTTAAttgatgtaaaaattatattgattgaTGGATAAGCAAAGGATGTtaaagtaatattttttttgaaaggaataaAGTAATAAAATTTTCTCGCTTTACTGATAGGTAAAACGATAGAAATTagtttattttaggataaattctAAACTATAGAAATTcgtttattttgagacaaattgaGTAGTTATAAACCTGGAGCTGACACGCATGTGTCGACAAGGGAATCGAATTGCTTAGCCGTATCCAGCGCGCGGCCAAAATCTGTTGGTTCGGTTGTCCTCGGTTTCCAGAGCAAGGCAAGGCAAAGCAAAGCATGGCTTTTGTTTAGCTTATTATCCAAAAAGAAGTCAAATGGATGCAAACCTCTCGTGTCAGCCTGCAATGACATAAAAGGGAAAAATCCGAGGCTAGTTGCCATTTCTGGTATTGAGCACACACCCATGGGCGGGCGtttctgctgctgccgccgctgctgtttTTGCCTCTTCTGGATCTATTGATGCGCCCCACAGGTGTACGGACAAAGCAGAGTATTCTACTCATTCTAGTACTGTACtgtattactactactactactactactactactactactactattattattattattattattattattattattattattattatttccgTACGAGGCAAGTTGTagtatgatactccctccgtcccataatataagggattttgagtttttaattgcaacgtttgaccacttgtcttatttaaattttttttgcaaatataaaaaacaaaaagttgtgcttaaaatactgtagataataaagtaagtcataaataaaataaataataatttcaaaattttttgattaagacgagtggtcaaacgttgcaagcaaaaactcaaaatcctttatatcgtgggacggagggagtagtatcatTGTGAGTAGCCGGCGAATTCAGTTCGTGTACCATCTCTCGTACTACTGATTGTTTAGCATTATTGATCAGGATGAAgactaggctgtgttctttaCTAGGTGATCTAGGTGATTGTGAGTGAGTTTTGTttcgtttttcacgcgcacgtttcccgaactactaaatggtacgttttttgcaaaaaaaagttctataggaaagttgctttaaaaaatcatattaatccatttttaaagtttaaaatacttaatagtcaattaatcatatactaatggctcacctcgttttgcgtatctttccGATCTTCTCTATCTCCTCTCCTGAAACACACCCTTATACACGGGCAGCGGCGAATCCATTGTTGGTGCTTGTTGGTGCGCAAGCCCCAGCTCCGTCCCATGTATTTAGTTAGTCATTAGTGAGTATAATCAGTAATTTATAGTAAAATTGGCCGCACGTAAAGAATGCCAGGATGTTAGCTGAAGAGTTTGGTGATTAAAGTTGCAAATATATAATGCACTCTTACACTCTCTCAGTACAAAATACTAATTTGTTCATACATTTTGTAGATGCATATTAATGTAACTGGAAATTAAAATGGAGCAAACAATGTGTTTTCTGTTGATCTTATGCATATTTGGGTTTCATCAAAAATATTTCTCGAGTTGACATATCTCTAATTTGCTCTAGCACCCCCTCAATTTATATTCTAGATTCGCCACTGTACACGGGTATTAGCTGTGATCGAAGTCCATCGATTTCTCACGAAATGACGTTTTGGTTTGATATTGTTAGGAACTAATCAACCCAAGCGGAAGAGTATTTTGGGTGCGTGTGTGGTGAAGTGCACGCACACTTAGGACCCTGCAACAGATGGATCCAGGGTTTACAAAATcgttttatagtttttaaaaccaCGATATGTCTCGTGGTTATCGTGATAACTATATTACTATGGAGTTTCGGTAACCGTGCCGAAAATGATAAGGGAAATCCTAGACAGATCCAAGACGATCTTGACCGTTCATGCTGCTTATCGATACATCCGGTTACTGTTCATGCTGGCATCCCGTCAAAATAATTctagttttaaatttcaaataaaaaaaataaaaattatgttCTTACCTTTTATGTCGTTGGAACCATCTAGGGatataaataaaaaacattTCGAGGGGATCGGGTAGAattgaaatttcaaaaaaaaaaaacaaaaactagaAAAACAAAGTTGAATATGATCAAATTTTGCTTaactgaaaaaaatattattctaGCCGAAACAATGCCTTTCAGCCTGAAATATGGAACCCTGGAACGGCCCCCTGATTTGAGTTGA encodes:
- the LOC4346219 gene encoding dehydration-responsive element-binding protein 1J; translation: MEKNTTAMGQLMSSSATTAATATGPASPKRPAGRTKFQETRHPVFRGVRRRGRAGRWVCEVRVPGSRGDRLWVGTFDTAEEAARAHDAAMLALCGASASLNFADSAWLLHVPRAPVASGHDQLPDVQRAASEAVAEFQRRGSTAATATATSGDAASTAPPSSSPVLSPNDDNASSASTPAVAAALDHGDMFGGMRTDLYFASLAQGLLIEPPPPPTTAEGFCDDEGCGGAEMELWS